In Brienomyrus brachyistius isolate T26 chromosome 14, BBRACH_0.4, whole genome shotgun sequence, the following proteins share a genomic window:
- the sptb gene encoding spectrin beta chain, erythrocytic isoform X2: MTSTTDYDNVEITQQYSHVNMRFELSDEELDNDHSSARRFERSRIKALADEREAVQKKTFTKWVNSILSRVNCRISDLYHDLRDGRMLIKLLEVLSGEYLPKPTKGRMRIHCLENVDKALQFLKEQRVHLENMGSHDIVDGNHRLILGLIWTIILRFQIQDIVVQADHKETRSAKDALLLWCQMKTAGYPNVNITNFTTSWKDGMAFNALIHKHRPDIVDYPKLKVSNPIHNLQQAFNVAEQKLGITKLLDPEDVFTENPDEKSIITYVVAFYHYFSKMKALAVEGKRAGKVLDSAIETEKMIHKYESLTSDLLTWIEQTIIVLNNRKLANSLTGVQQQLQAFNSYRTVEKPPKFQEKGNLEVLLFTIQSRMRANNQRVYTPREGALVADINRAWERLERAENERERVLRDELIRQEKLEQMARRFDRKAAMRETWLIENQRLVSQDNFGYDLPAVEAAKKKHDAIETDIKAYKERVQGLVAMSLALESANYHDTKRIDARKDNILRLWDYLQELLIARRGRLEKNLTLQKIFQEMLHIISWMDEVKARLLSPDFGKHLLEVEDLLQKHALVEADIAMQADRVSSASVSALKFANGDSYKPCDPQVIRDRVQHLELCYQELCALATQRKARLHQSRRLWNFFWETAELESWIKEKEHIFSSMDYGKDLTSVLVLQSKHNAFEDELGARRAHLQQVMDEGDKMVQARHFGTPGIQQRMADVHRQWQELEDLAAFRKRNLQDTQKFFQIQGDADDLKTCLLDSRRQMMSSDLGHDEYTTQRLFRKHRNLQDELAKNAATIDALFKQANSLPEELRNTPDIQRRLTDIRDLYMELLSLSDLRKKKLEDAMALYTIFSESDACELWMSQKETWLVGLETPEKLEDLEVVQNRLSILAQEMGNVQSRVDDVNNAAKLLEDSRHPSMKEVKQSQVHLNKRWDAFKGMVEDKKHKVDSALSLHNYGLECDETKAWIKDKTRVIESTQDLGNDLAAVMTIQRKLYGMERDLAAIEDKLAFLQGEASLLAKDHPENADDIFSRLRTLGQAWDELKATLKAREESLGEVSKLQTFLQDLDDFQSWLFKTQKATASDEMPTTLPEAEQLLDLHAAVQTDMYNHEEDYHRLKDTGIAVTQDKTDPQYQQLEQRLKGLDTGWGELHKIWDSRKNFLDQGLGFQQFMRDAKQSETILNNQEYTLAHAEHPDTLDGAEQVLRKHEDFVTTMDANREKILNTLEGGQKLVESGNLYSERIKNKMESIEDRYNTNQGKAREVSQKLKDNRDLQHFLQNTQDLTLWINEKMLTAQDASYDEARNLHGKWQKHQAFMAELASNKDWLNKIDQEGHELMQAKPEFEPVVKERLLKLHKLWNELECTTQEKARLLFDANRSELFDQSLSDLKDWLTVLQQQLQGDEDVKDLISANILLKKHQMTENQIRDRGRELEELQEAVQSMREDRPGMEVELQTLQQQFQHVLTPLAERRGKLEASKTVHQFFRDLADEILWVEERLPLAMSEEHGNNLQSVQMLLKKNQTLQKEIDGHQPRIDEILERGSRMMAAESPKPVRIEEQMKELQDVWTRLQEETNKRRDRLNAAKLAQQYYNDADEAEAWIGEQELYMIADEMAKDEQNATLLLKRHSTLKQNVDEYAESIQQLADRAQKMLAEDHPDGEAIIRRQGQVDKQYASLKDLAEERKKKLDHTCHHFQLCREVEDLEQWIAEREVVASSQEMGQDLDHVTILRDKFREFARETGTHGQERVDAFNQIIDVLIEAGHSEAATMAEWKDSINESWADLLELIDTRAQLLTASYDLLKYFYDGKELVAQIREKQTQLPDDVGEDFSKAESFHRMHAAFERDISTLGKQVQQFQETATRLRAQYAGEQATAIQNIEQEVVEAWKTLLDACDGRRSHLLDTADKFRFFTTVRDLLAWMESIIQQIETQEKPRDVSSVELLMKYHQIIRSEIDTRNPKYNACVELGCSLLARQHRDSAEIRDKLDQLLEKNKEMMTKWDERWDWLRLLLEVCQFARDASVAEAWLVAQEPYVVSKEVGQTVDEVEKLLKRHEAFEKSSATWEERFAALERLTTERRHRVCGGILSDGYCGGAIFVCPGGCRTHPQPVGGIC, translated from the exons ATGAGCGAGAGGCAGTCCAGAAGAAGACCTTTACAAAATGGGTGAATTCAATCCTTTCACGAGTAAACTGCCGGATCTCGGACTTGTACCACGATCTGCGGGATGGACGCATGCTGATCAAGCTACTGGAAGTGCTCTCCGGGGAGTATCTG CCCAAGCCAACGAAAGGCCGCATGCGCATCCACTGCCTGGAGAACGTGGACAAAGCGCTGCAGTTCCTCAAGGAGCAGAGGGtgcacctggagaacatgggcTCCCACGACATCGTCGACGGCAACCACCGCCTCATCCTGGGCCTGATCTGGACCATTATCCTGCGTTTCCAG ATTCAGGACATTGTGGTGCAGGCAGATCACAAGGAAACGCGCTCAGCAAAGGACGCTCTGCTACTGTGGTGCCAGATGAAGACAGCAGG ATACCCGAATGTCAACATCACCAACTTCACAACCAGCTGGAAAGATGGAATGGCATTTAATGCCCTAATTCACAAACACAG GCCAGACATAGTGGACTATCCCAAACTCAAGGTCTCCAACCCCATCCACAATCTCCAGCAGGCCTTCAATGTGGCAGAGCAGAAACTGGGAATAACTAAACTTCTCGACCCAGAAG ATGTATTTACTGAGAATCCTGACGAGAAGTCCATCATCACCTATGTTGTGGCTTTCTACCATTATTTCTCCAAGATGAAAGCACTGGCAGTAGAAGGGAAGCGAGCAGGGAAG GTGCTTGACAGCGCAATTgagacagagaaaatgattcacAAATATGAAAGTCTAACATCTGATCTTCTGACATGGATTGAGCAAACTATAATTGTTCTGAACAACCGCAAGCTTGCCAACTCTTTGACTGGTGTCCAGCAGCAGCTGCAAGCATTCAATTCATATCGCACAGTGGAAAAACCCCCAAA GTTCCAGGAGAAGGGCAACCTGGAGGTCTTGCTGTTCACCATCCAGAGCCGCATGAGGGCGAACAACCAGAGAGTTTACACGCCTCGAGAAGGAGCGCTGGTAGCTGACATTAACAGG GCGTGGGAACGTTTGGAGCGAGCCGAGAATGAACGGGAGCGGGTCCTGAGGGATGAACTTATCCGGCAAGAGAAACTGGAGCAGATGGCAAGGCGTTTTGACAGGAAGGCAGCCATGAGGGAGACCTGGCTAATTGAGAACCAGCGGCTAGTGTCACAG GACAACTTTGGGTATGACCTGCCTGCTGTGGAGGCAGCGAAGAAGAAGCACGATGCGATTGAGACAGACATCAAAGCATATAAGGAACGGGTGCAGGGGCTGGTGGCCATGTCCCTGGCCCTGGAGTCTGCCAACTACCACGATACCAAGCGCATTGATGCACGCAAGGACAACATCCTGCGACTTTGGGACTATCTGCAGGAGCTTCTGATTGCTAGGCGGGGACGTCTGGAGAAGAATCTCACCTTACAGAAGATATTTCAGGAGATGCTCCACATCATTAGTTGGATGGATGAAGTGAAG GCCCGTCTCCTCTCGCCAGATTTTGGTAAGCATTTGCTCGAAGTGGAGGACCTTCTGCAGAAGCATGCACTTGTGGAAGCTGATATTGCCATGCAGGCTGACAGAGTGAGTTCTGCCAGTGTGTCAGCTCTCAAGTTTGCCAATGGAGACA GCTACAAGCCATGTGACCCACAGGTAATCCGAGACCGGGTACAACATTTGGAATTGTGTTATCAAGAACTTTGTGCTCTTGCGACCCAGCGCAAAGCCCGTCTACATCAATCCAGACGTCTGTGGAACTTCTTTTGGGAAACGGCGGAGCTCGAGAGTTGGATCAAAGAGAAGGAGCATATCTTCTCTTCAATGGATTATGGCAAGGATCTAACAAGTGTGCTGGTGCTCCAGAGTAAACATAATGCCTTTGAGGATGAACTGGGAGCTAGACGTGCCCACCTGCAGCAGGTCATGGATGAAGGAGACAAGATGGTCCAGGCTAGGCACTTTGGGACACCTGGAATCCAGCAACGTATGGCAGATGTGCACAGACAATGGCAAGAACTAGAAGACTTGGCTGCATTCCGGAAAAGAAATCTCCAGGACACACAGAAATTCTTCCAGATCCAAGGTGACGCAGATGACCTCAAGACGTGTCTACTAGATAGTCGGAGGCAAATGATGAGTAGCGATCTAGGTCATGATGAGTATACCACCCAGAGGCTGTTTCGGAAACACCGAAACCTACAGGATGAGTTGGCAAAGAATGCTGCTACTATTGATGCACTTTTTAAGCAGGCTAACAGCCTTCCAGAGGAACTACGAAACACACCGGATATCCAGAGACGACTGACAGATATCCGGGACCTGTACATGGAGCTCCTTTCACTGTCTGATCTACGCAAGAAAAAGCTAGAAGATGCCATGGCTTTGTACACCATCTTCAGTGAGTCAGATGCTTGTGAGCTTTGGATGAGTCAGAAGGAGACATGGCTGGTGGGACTGGAGACCCCAGAGAAGCTGGAAGATCTTGAAGTTGTGCAAAACAG ATTGAGTATCCTTGCTCAAGAGATGGGGAATGTCCAGTCACGTGTAGATGATGTAAATAATGCTGCCAAGCTGTTGGAAGACAGCAGACACCCCAGCATGAAGGAGGTCAAGCAAAGCCAGGTGCATCTCAATAAGAG GTGGGATGCCTTCAAAGGAATGGTAGAGGACAAGAAACACAAAGTGGACTCTGCCCTTAGCCTCCACAACTATGGATTAGAATGTGATGAGACAAAAGCCTGGATCAAAGACAAGACACGTGTCATTGAGTCCACACAGGACCTTGGCAATGACCTTGCTGCAGTGATGACCATCCAAAGGAAGCTGTATGGGATGGAAAGGGACTTAGCAGCCATTGAAGACAAGCTTGCCTTCCTGCAGGGTGAAGCCAGCTTGCTAGCCAAGGATCACCCTGAGAATGCAGACGACATTTTCAGCAGACTGCGAACATTGGGCCAAGCTTGGGATGAGCTGAAGGCTACACTGAAGGCCCGGGAAGAGTCACTGGGTGAAGTTAGCAAACTGCAGACCTTCCTGCAGGATTTGGACGACTTCCAGTCTTGGCTGTTTAAGACTCAGAAGGCAACAGCGTCAGACGAAATGCCAACCACACTTCCAGAGGCGGAGCAGCTGTTGGATTTACATGCAGCTGTACAAACTGATATGTACAATCATGAGGAAGATTACCACCGTTTAAAAGACACAGGGATCGCAGTGACCCAGGATAAGACAGATCCACAATACCAACAGCTGGAGCAGAGGCTGAAGGGCTTGGATACTGGCTGGGGGGAACTGCATAAAATATGGGACAGTCGCAAGAACTTTCTGGATCAGGGCTTGGGCTTTCAGCAGTTTATGAGGGATGCCAAGCAGTCTGAGACCATCCTTAACAATCAG GAGTACACACTGGCCCACGCAGAGCATCCAGACACCCTTGATGGAGCAGAGCAAGTTCTTCGAAAGCATGAGGACTTCGTTACCACGATGGACGCAAACAGAGAAAAGATCTTGAACACTTTGGAAGGTGGACAAAAATTAGTGGAGAGTGGAAACCTCTATTCTGAGAGAATCAAAAACAAGATGGAATCTATTGAGGACAG ATACAACACAAACCAGGGGAAGGCTAGGGAGGTGTCCCAGAAGCTGAAGGACAATCGTGATCTTCAGCACTTTCTGCAGAACACTCAGGAT CTCACACTGTGGATTAACGAGAAGATGCTGACCGCTCAGGACGCCTCGTACGACGAAGCGAGGAACCTCCACGGCAAATGGCAGAAACACCAGGCCTTCATGGCGGAACTGGCGTCCAACAAGGACTGGCTAAACAAAATTGATCAG GAGGGGCACGAACTGATGCAGGCAAAGCCAGAGTTTGAGCCTGTGGTGAAGGAGCGCCTCTTAAAACTGCACAAGCTATGGAACGAACTGGAATGCACTACGCAGGAAAAGGCCCGTCTCCTGTTTGACGCCAATCGATCTGAGCTTTTCGACCAGAGCCTGTCGGACCTTAAGGATTGGTTGACAGTCCTGCAGCAGCAGCTGCAAGGCGATGAGGATGTTAAGGATCTGATCAGTGCCAACATCTTGCTCAAGAAgcatcag ATGACAGAGAACCAGATAAGGGACAGAGGACGTGAGCTGGAGGAGCTACAGGAGGCAGTGCAGAGCATGAGAGAGGATCGTCCTGGGATGGAAGTGGAGCTGCAGACCCTGCAGCAGCAGTTCCAGCATGTCCTCACCCCACTGGCAGAGCGGCGGGGGAAGCTGGAAGCTTCCAAGACTGTCCATCAGTTCTTCCGGGACTTAGCTGACGAGATC CTATGGGTGGAAGAGAGGTTGCCGTTAGCAATGTCAGAAGAACATGGAAACAATCTCCAGTCAGTCCAGATGCTTCTCAAGAAAAACCAG ACCTTACAGAAGGAGATTGATGGCCACCAACCACGGATTGACGAGATCCTGGAACGTGGTTCGCGCATGATGGCAGCGGAGAGCCCCAAGCCTGTGAGGATTGAGGAGCAaatgaaggagctgcaggacgtGTGGACACGACTGCAGGAGGAGACCAACAAACGCAGAGACCGGCTGAACGCCGCCAAGCTGGCCCAGCAGTACTATAACGACGCAGATGAAGCAGAGGCCTGGATTGGAGAGCAGGAGCTCTACATGATTGCTGATGAGATGGCCAAG GATGAGCAGAATGCAACGTTATTGCTGAAGAGGCACTCGACCCTGAAGCAGAATGTGGACGAATATGCGGAGTCCATCCAGCAGCTCGCTGACCGGGCCCAGAAGATGCTAGCTGAGGATCATCCGGATGG GGAGGCTATTATTCGACGGCAAGGTCAAGTGGATAAGCAGTATGCCAGTCTAAAGGACTTAGCCGAAGAACGCAAGAAAAAACTAGACCATACCTGTCACCACTTCCAGTTGTGCCGGGAAGTAGAGGACCTGGAGCAATGGATTGCAGAGCGTGAGGTGGTGGCATCGTCACAGGAGATGGGCCAGGATTTGGACCATGTTACG ATCCTGCGTGATAAGTTCCGGGAATTTGCTCGCGAAACTGGGACTCATGGCCAGGAGCGAGTCGATGCTTTCAATCAGATTATCGACGTGCTGATTGAAGCTGGTCACAGTGAAGCAGCTACCATGGCTGAGTGGAAGGACAGTATCAATGAGAGTTGGGCGGACTTGCTGGAACTAATCGACACCCGTGCCCAGCTTCTCACTGCCTCTTATGACCTGCTGAA GTACTTCTACGATGGAAAGGAACTCGTGGCCCAGATCCGGGAGAAGCAAACTCAGCTGCCTGATGACGTGGGTGAGGATTTCAGCAAGGCTGAGTCCTTCCATCGCATGCACGCTGCCTTCGAGAGGGATATCAGTACCCTGGGAAAGCAG GTCCAGCAGTTCCAGGAGACAGCGACCCGGCTACGTGCCCAGTATGCAGGGGAACAGGCTACTGCCATCCAGAACATAGAACAGGAGGTGGTGGAAGCCTGGAAGACCCTGCTTGATGCCTGCGATGGGCGGCGGTCCCACCTGCTGGACACGGCCGACAAGTTCCGTTTCTTCACTACGGTGAGGGACCTGCTGGCCTGGATGGAGAGCATCATCCAGCAGATTGAGACGCAAGAGAAACCCCG GGATGTCTCCTCGGTGGAACTATTGATGAAGTACCACCAGATAATCCGCTCAGAGATCGACACCAGAAACCCCAAATATAATGCCTGTGTCGAGCTGGGATGTTCCCTTCTGGCACGGCAGCATCGAGACTCTGCCGAG ATCCGAGATAAACTGGATCAGCTACTAGAAAAGAATAAAGAGATGATGACAAAGTGGGATGAGAGATGGGACTGGCTCAGACTCT TGCTGGAAGTGTGCCAGTTTGCACGAGATGCCTCTGTGGCAGAGGCATGGCTGGTTGCACAGGAGCCATATGTAGTGAGTAAGGAGGTCGGCCAGACAGTTGACGAAGTGGAGAAGTTGTTAAAGAGACATGAGGCCTTCGAAAAGTCCTCCGCCACCTGGGAGGAGCGTTTCGCTGCGTTGGAACGCCTCACCACG